Proteins from a genomic interval of Gopherus evgoodei ecotype Sinaloan lineage chromosome 7, rGopEvg1_v1.p, whole genome shotgun sequence:
- the LOC115654629 gene encoding solute carrier family 22 member 6-B-like produces MAPDVQLEKEQRMGFFQTILVALVFLPLLMVASHNFLQNFTAAVPRHWCYIPVGDNATTEVTGDQLKIYVPMDGNQEPDRCLRFSTPQWQLLAPNGTSTNATEPCLDGWAYDRSVFNSTIITEWNLVCGQRTLKDFAQSIYMVGVLLGALVLGGLADRLGRRALLLWSLLQMGVMGTSAAFAPNLAAYCAFRFFSGMSTAGVILNGTSLTLEWIPSQFRAMVSTILSCSLTLGQLFLAGLAYAIRDWRQLQLASSVPFFLFFLYSWWIPESAHWLIVNHRPEKALRNLRWVAQINGEKLEGEGISLETLKQEEESSGTSQHSALELFRTAPMCGVTCCLMLAWFSNSFSFFHLALDLQRFEGISIFLVQLIFGAVDMPFRMVVAVIANRLGRRLMQAACLVLGGLFILASVPVPQDMEVLLITLTVLGKGLFSSSASCSYLYTTELYPTVIRQTGMGVTFMMAWLGAVAAPMVEMTQAFVSFLPLLLFGAVPITAGILVNCLPETLGAPLAHTMKQVEHRARKKRSKKEELRKEARGTKKTKF; encoded by the exons ATGGCCCCTGATGTCCAGCTGGAGAAGGAGCAACGTATGGGCTTCTTCCAAACCATCCTTGTCGCCCTGGTCTTCCTCCCTCTGCTCATGGTGGCCTCCCATAACTTCCTACAGAACTTCACAGCTGCTGTCCCCAGGCACTGGTGCTACATCCCGGTCGGAGACAATGCCACCACAGAGGTGACTGGAGACCAGCTGAAGATCTACGTTCCTATGGATGGCAACCAGGAGCCAGACAGGTGCCTGCGGTTCAGCACCCCACAGTGGCAGCTTCTAGCCCCTAATGGCACCAGCACCAACGCCACTGAGCCCTGCCTGGATGGATGGGCATACGACAGGAGTGTCTTCAACTCCACCATCATCACGGAG TGGAACCTGGTCTGTGGCCAGCGCACTCTCAAGGATTTTGCCCAGTCCATCTACAtggtgggggtgctgctgggagcactggTCCTCGGGGGCCTGGCGGATAG ACTGGGGCGCCGGGCGCTGCTGCTCTGGTCCCTGCTGCAGATGGGTGTGATGGGCACCAGCGCCGCCTTCGCCCCCAACCTGGCAGCCTACTGCGCCTTCCGCTTTTTCAGCGGCATGAGTACTGCGGGCGTCATCCTCAATGGCACCAGCCTGA ccctggagtggATCCCATCCCAGTTCCGGGCCATGGTGTCCACCATCCTCTCCTGCAGCCTGACGCTGGGCCAGCTGTTCCTGGCTGGACTGGCATACGCCATCCGTGACTGGCGCCAGCTGCAGCTGGCATCCTCAGTgcccttcttcctcttcttcctctacaGCTG gTGGATCCCAGAGTCTGCACACTGGCTCATCGTCAACCACAGGCCCGAGAAGGCGCTGAGGAACCTGCGATGGGTGGCCCAGATCAATGGCGagaagctggagggggagggcatCTCCCTGGAG ACACTGAAGCAGGAGGAAGAGAGCTCAGGGACCTCCCAGCACTCTGCCCTGGAGCTGTTCCGGACAGCGCCCATGTGTGGGGTCACCTGCTGCCTCATGCTGGCCTG GTTCTCCAACAGCTTCTCTTTCTTCCACCTGGCCCTTGACCTGCAGCGCTTCGAGGGCATCAGCATCTTCCTGGTGCAGCTTATCTTTGGCGCTGTGGACATGCCCTTCCGCATGGTGGTGGCTGTCATCGCCAACCGCCTGGGGCGCCGGCTCATGCAGGCCGCCTGCCTGGTCCTGGGGGGACTCTTCATCCTGGCCAGCGTCCCCGTGCCGCAGG aCATGGAGGTGCTGCTGATTACCCTGACTGTCCTGGGAAAAGGGCTCTTCTCCTCCTCCGCCAGCTGCTCCTACCTGTACACCACTGAGCTCTACCCCACTGTCATCAG GCAGACAGGGATGGGGGTCACCTTCATGATGGCCTGGCTGGGAGCGGTGGCAGCCCCCATGGTGGAGATGACCCAGGCCTTTGtctccttcctgcccctgctcctgttTGGGGCAGTACCCATCACAGCTGGCATCCTGGTCAATTGCTTACCAGAGACCTTGGGGGCTCCACTAGCCCACACGATGAAGCAGGTGGAGCACAG AGCAAGGAAGAAAAGGAGCAAGAAAGAAGAACTGAGGAAAGAAGCCAGGGGAACCAAGAAAACCAAATTTTAA